The following coding sequences are from one Seonamhaeicola sp. ML3 window:
- a CDS encoding nitrate reductase — MMNKEVKTTCSYCGVGCGIVVKKDNNNKVVVEGDKDHPVNKGMLCSKGRNLHYVVNDTSDRILYPEMRWSKSHPRERVSWDTALDRAASVFKSIIKKHGPDSVGFYVSGQSLTEEYYIANKLTKGFLGTNNIDTNSRLCMSSAVVGYKKTFGEDSVPISYADIELADSFLITGANPAWCHPILFRRLEKHKEENPDVKIIVVDPRKTDTAKFADLHLQILPGTDVILYNAIGRRLYESGLIDEDFIKNYTDGFQAYKEQIFSTKISKAAKLCGIDEKDIRKAADIIGLSKGFISMWAMGLNQSVVGVNKNVALLNLSLITGQVGKPGSGPFSLTGQPNAMGGREVGGMANLLAVHKDLMNEEHRREVAQFWGVERINPKPGLTATEMFDALESGELKAIWIACTNPLVSLPNTNRIEKAVKNAKFVVVQDISHKADTVKFADLLLPAAGWLEKEGVMTNSERRISYLPKEVDPPGEARPDVEIFCDFAQRMGFRGFNYGATEEIYDEYCAMTKDTNIDVSYLNYDRLKNEGTFQWPVNEYRHKGTPRLFEDKVFYTPSKKAIFNVASTIENTSVLPNPEYPLILTTGRVRDQWHTMTKTGKVSRLKTHYPKPVLEINPVDAYLYKIKDGDITDIVGENGKVRVRAKVTEEIKKGVVFLPMHWGKQLQNDLNRANNLTNTHVDPVSKEPDFKFTRVAVFKYEKPKEKILIAGAGAASFRFIQDYREHNEKDEIHVFSKEPNLFYNRVLLPEYVTEELTWEQLLKIKKIELDKLKVHLHPETLITKVNSKEKSVIDNKGNLHTFDKLILATGSRAFIPKDVQIDLPGRFTMRNKSDADSFKSYLDDTGLPPEEQHVAIVGGGLLGLELAAALKHKNVKVTIIQRASRLMERQLDKVSSKLLALDVQERGIQIYFDNEVSTVFDDDETGDLNITLKSGKLITANAIVYAIGTIPNIEIARESGVKCGRGVVVNQHLQSSNPDIFAIGEIAEYKNQLFGITSAAEEQATILANFIAGDISSAYDGSVLMNILKFNDLSLCSIGDINVPENDLSYEEVVFTDISKRYYKKCIVKDDLLIGAVLMGDKSEFAEFKTLIGSKIEMSEKRDTLLRGASNDKPVIGKLICSCSQVGDGNVKEAIAKGCTDFTELCKQTGAGLGCGSCKTEVREILYNSKVLV, encoded by the coding sequence ATGATGAATAAAGAAGTGAAAACAACATGTTCATATTGTGGTGTAGGATGTGGAATTGTAGTAAAGAAAGACAATAATAACAAGGTTGTTGTAGAGGGAGATAAAGACCACCCTGTTAATAAGGGTATGTTGTGCTCCAAAGGTAGAAATTTACATTATGTTGTAAACGATACTTCTGATAGGATTTTATATCCCGAAATGCGCTGGAGTAAATCTCATCCACGCGAACGTGTAAGTTGGGATACTGCTTTAGATAGAGCGGCGAGCGTATTCAAATCTATAATCAAAAAGCATGGTCCGGATAGTGTAGGGTTTTATGTTTCTGGACAAAGCCTTACAGAGGAATACTATATTGCCAATAAGCTAACAAAAGGTTTTCTAGGAACAAACAACATAGATACAAATTCTAGATTATGTATGAGTTCTGCCGTTGTAGGCTATAAAAAAACGTTTGGTGAAGATAGTGTACCTATTTCTTATGCCGATATTGAATTAGCAGATAGTTTCCTAATCACTGGGGCTAATCCGGCTTGGTGTCATCCTATTTTATTCCGAAGATTAGAAAAACATAAGGAAGAAAATCCCGATGTAAAAATCATTGTTGTAGATCCTCGTAAAACAGATACAGCTAAGTTCGCCGATTTGCATTTACAAATTTTACCGGGTACAGACGTAATTCTATATAACGCCATAGGCCGCAGATTATATGAAAGTGGATTGATAGATGAGGACTTTATAAAAAATTATACAGACGGATTTCAAGCCTATAAAGAGCAGATATTTTCAACAAAAATAAGTAAGGCAGCAAAATTATGTGGAATAGATGAAAAGGATATCAGAAAAGCAGCTGATATCATCGGGCTTTCTAAAGGGTTTATAAGCATGTGGGCTATGGGTCTTAACCAAAGTGTGGTTGGTGTTAATAAGAATGTAGCCCTTTTAAACCTTTCTTTAATTACGGGACAGGTGGGAAAACCTGGTTCAGGTCCATTTTCGCTAACTGGCCAACCCAATGCTATGGGTGGGCGAGAGGTTGGAGGTATGGCTAACCTTTTAGCTGTTCACAAAGATTTAATGAATGAAGAGCATAGAAGAGAAGTAGCTCAGTTTTGGGGTGTTGAAAGAATAAACCCAAAACCAGGATTAACTGCAACTGAAATGTTCGATGCTCTAGAATCTGGTGAATTAAAAGCCATTTGGATAGCTTGTACTAATCCCTTGGTAAGTTTACCAAATACCAATCGTATTGAAAAAGCTGTTAAAAATGCAAAGTTTGTAGTCGTTCAAGATATATCTCACAAAGCAGATACAGTTAAGTTCGCCGATTTACTTTTACCTGCCGCTGGATGGTTAGAAAAAGAAGGGGTTATGACTAATTCTGAGAGACGAATTTCATATCTACCTAAAGAAGTAGACCCGCCAGGAGAGGCAAGACCAGATGTAGAAATATTTTGTGATTTTGCGCAGCGCATGGGGTTCCGAGGTTTTAACTATGGTGCCACAGAAGAGATTTATGACGAATACTGCGCTATGACAAAAGATACCAATATAGATGTCTCTTACCTAAACTACGATAGGTTAAAGAACGAAGGTACATTTCAATGGCCAGTAAATGAGTATAGACATAAAGGAACCCCGAGGTTATTTGAGGATAAAGTTTTCTATACACCATCCAAAAAAGCGATTTTCAATGTAGCTTCAACTATTGAGAATACCTCTGTGCTTCCTAATCCCGAATATCCTTTGATATTAACTACAGGAAGGGTTAGGGATCAATGGCATACCATGACCAAAACTGGTAAAGTGTCTCGATTAAAGACGCATTACCCAAAACCTGTTTTGGAAATTAATCCTGTTGATGCTTATTTGTATAAAATTAAGGATGGCGATATAACAGATATAGTAGGTGAAAATGGAAAAGTGAGGGTGCGTGCAAAGGTTACCGAAGAAATTAAAAAGGGCGTTGTTTTTCTACCAATGCATTGGGGTAAACAACTTCAAAACGATTTAAATCGGGCAAATAACTTAACAAATACCCATGTAGATCCTGTTTCTAAAGAACCCGATTTTAAGTTTACAAGAGTAGCAGTATTCAAATACGAAAAGCCAAAAGAAAAGATTCTTATAGCTGGTGCCGGAGCAGCATCATTCCGTTTTATTCAGGATTACAGAGAGCATAATGAAAAAGATGAAATTCATGTGTTTTCAAAAGAACCAAATTTATTTTACAATAGAGTATTGCTGCCAGAATATGTTACTGAAGAATTAACATGGGAGCAACTATTAAAAATCAAAAAAATAGAGTTAGATAAACTCAAAGTTCATTTACACCCAGAAACTTTAATAACTAAAGTAAATTCTAAAGAAAAAAGTGTAATCGACAATAAAGGGAATTTACACACTTTTGATAAGCTCATACTTGCAACTGGTAGTAGAGCGTTTATTCCAAAAGATGTTCAAATCGATCTTCCTGGACGCTTTACTATGCGTAATAAAAGTGATGCCGATAGTTTCAAAAGCTATTTGGACGACACTGGTTTGCCTCCAGAGGAACAACATGTAGCTATTGTTGGTGGTGGTTTATTGGGATTAGAATTAGCAGCCGCTCTTAAACATAAAAATGTAAAAGTTACTATAATTCAGAGAGCATCTCGTTTAATGGAGAGGCAGTTAGATAAAGTATCAAGTAAATTGTTGGCGCTCGATGTACAAGAACGAGGCATTCAAATTTATTTTGATAATGAGGTTAGTACAGTCTTTGATGATGATGAAACGGGCGATTTAAATATCACGTTAAAAAGTGGGAAGTTAATTACTGCAAATGCAATTGTATATGCTATTGGAACAATACCTAATATTGAAATAGCTAGAGAAAGTGGTGTAAAATGCGGAAGAGGTGTTGTTGTAAATCAGCATTTACAATCTTCCAATCCAGATATTTTTGCAATTGGAGAAATTGCAGAGTATAAGAATCAGTTATTTGGAATTACATCGGCAGCAGAAGAACAGGCTACTATTTTAGCCAATTTTATTGCAGGTGATATTAGTAGTGCCTACGATGGTTCTGTATTAATGAATATTTTAAAATTTAATGATTTAAGTCTTTGTAGTATAGGGGATATTAATGTGCCAGAAAACGATTTAAGCTATGAGGAAGTTGTTTTTACAGATATTTCGAAACGATACTACAAGAAGTGTATAGTAAAAGATGACTTGTTGATAGGAGCTGTTTTAATGGGAGACAAGAGCGAGTTTGCAGAATTTAAAACGCTTATAGGAAGTAAGATTGAAATGTCTGAAAAGCGAGATACTCTTTTAAGAGGGGCGTCTAATGACAAACCTGTTATTGGTAAGTTAATTTGTTCCTGCAGTCAAGTTGGAGACGGTAATGTTAAGGAAGCCATTGCTAAAGGATGTACCGATTTCACAGAGTTATGTAAACAAACAGGTGCAGGTTTAGGTTGTGGTAGTTGTAAAACTGAAGTAAGAGAAATTCTTTATAATTCTAAAGTATTAGTATAA
- a CDS encoding rubredoxin, which yields MEERYRLMINGGVLSPAELKYICEAAEGLGLDAISFGSRQDIIFPEKIDESKFNQFEKITFVKPKRDKVENIASSYVSAEILPSTSWLTSDKYLYILEQFKYNPRLRINVIDPKQRLVPLFTGNVNFIASNHEDYWYLYLRLPGWKKTLMYPALIFSWDMDKVEMAIEEVLIEEPETIEMVFELVNDAIDTNNRTVDKPLDVPFYPFPYYEGMNRIGTDRYWLGLYWRNNRYDIDFLKAMCDLCSENKIGKISITPWKSFIVKGIPERNKLQWEKLLGKFGINVRHSMLEMNWHVPVNDKEALNLKKYLVTNFDQNDISTYGLTFGITSYDSDTYNFTSIVVEKNRQPDNLGDFTIRDTYNLLYAKNFDPNTNEYIMHVQDVDKIELPGLLMELSKLYFEQLGNEREDEEQQSIQNESSEEIVHQCSECLTVYSEVYGDLTQGIDPNTSFDDLPDSYCCSLCESPKSSFVKKTFNKEVH from the coding sequence ATGGAAGAACGTTATAGGTTAATGATAAATGGTGGGGTACTTTCTCCAGCAGAGTTAAAATATATATGTGAAGCAGCTGAAGGGTTGGGGCTAGATGCAATATCATTTGGATCTAGACAGGATATTATATTTCCAGAGAAAATAGATGAATCAAAATTCAATCAGTTTGAAAAGATAACGTTTGTTAAACCTAAGCGAGATAAGGTAGAGAATATTGCGTCATCTTATGTTTCTGCAGAGATTTTACCAAGTACTTCATGGTTAACCAGTGACAAGTATCTATACATACTAGAGCAATTTAAGTATAATCCTAGATTACGAATTAATGTTATAGATCCTAAACAAAGATTAGTACCTTTATTTACTGGTAATGTTAATTTTATAGCCTCTAATCATGAAGACTATTGGTATTTATATTTAAGACTACCAGGTTGGAAAAAGACACTTATGTATCCTGCGCTAATTTTTAGTTGGGATATGGATAAGGTTGAAATGGCGATAGAGGAAGTTCTTATTGAAGAACCCGAAACCATAGAGATGGTTTTCGAGTTGGTAAATGATGCAATAGATACTAACAATAGAACTGTAGATAAGCCGCTGGATGTGCCTTTTTACCCTTTCCCTTATTATGAAGGTATGAATCGTATAGGTACAGACCGCTATTGGTTAGGTCTTTATTGGAGAAATAATAGATACGATATAGATTTCTTAAAAGCCATGTGCGACTTATGTTCTGAAAATAAAATAGGGAAGATATCTATAACACCCTGGAAATCGTTTATAGTAAAAGGAATTCCTGAGAGAAACAAGCTGCAGTGGGAAAAGCTTTTAGGAAAGTTTGGTATTAATGTAAGACACTCTATGTTGGAGATGAATTGGCATGTACCGGTAAACGATAAAGAGGCTCTGAACCTAAAAAAATATCTGGTAACAAATTTTGATCAGAACGATATTAGTACCTATGGTTTAACATTTGGTATAACAAGTTATGACAGCGATACTTATAATTTTACTTCTATTGTTGTAGAAAAGAATAGACAGCCAGATAATTTAGGAGACTTTACCATCAGGGATACATACAACTTGTTATATGCCAAAAATTTCGACCCTAATACAAATGAGTATATCATGCATGTACAAGATGTTGATAAAATAGAACTCCCCGGTTTGTTAATGGAATTGAGTAAGTTGTATTTTGAACAATTAGGAAACGAACGAGAAGATGAAGAACAGCAATCTATTCAAAACGAATCATCAGAAGAAATCGTTCATCAGTGTTCAGAATGTTTAACAGTATACAGTGAGGTTTACGGTGATTTGACACAAGGTATCGATCCAAATACAAGTTTTGATGATCTTCCTGATAGTTATTGTTGTTCGCTTTGTGAATCACCAAAAAGTAGTTTCGTTAAGAAAACATTCAATAAAGAGGTCCACTAA
- a CDS encoding response regulator, giving the protein MKNLNILLVEDDMIELMKFNRVVSSLEAKHNVIEANNGEDALKVLEDKTNLPDIILLDLNMPKINGLEFLQILKSDDVLKYIPAIVLTTSNNDKDLVECYKIGIAGYVLKPLKYEEYVSKIENLLSYWSLNELKKH; this is encoded by the coding sequence ATGAAGAATCTAAACATATTATTAGTAGAAGACGACATGATTGAACTTATGAAGTTTAATCGGGTAGTCAGTTCTTTAGAAGCAAAACATAACGTTATTGAAGCTAACAATGGAGAGGATGCACTTAAAGTTTTAGAGGATAAAACAAATTTGCCAGATATAATATTGTTAGATTTGAATATGCCCAAGATAAATGGTCTTGAATTTTTGCAGATATTAAAGAGTGATGATGTATTGAAGTATATTCCAGCTATTGTATTAACTACTTCTAATAACGATAAAGACTTAGTTGAGTGTTACAAGATAGGCATAGCGGGTTATGTTCTCAAGCCTCTCAAGTATGAGGAGTATGTTTCTAAAATCGAGAACCTTTTGTCTTATTGGAGTTTAAACGAATTAAAAAAACATTAA
- a CDS encoding heme NO-binding domain-containing protein, translating into MKGIVFSEFLELVEEKFGLEMVDKIISQSELKSGGAYTSVGTYEFSEMLQLLKNLSNNTGVSIDGLLLTYGEHFFQILERDYSVMLESYNDPIEMLSSIENHIHVEVRKIYPDAELPTFKVIEKTKRKLIMLYKSSRAMHHFGLGLMNKTFEYFDSSAEIVLEKLKEDGTEVKFLINKN; encoded by the coding sequence ATGAAAGGTATTGTATTTTCAGAGTTTCTTGAATTAGTTGAGGAAAAGTTTGGACTGGAGATGGTTGATAAAATTATAAGTCAATCTGAACTTAAATCAGGTGGCGCATATACATCTGTTGGGACTTACGAATTTTCAGAAATGCTTCAGTTGCTTAAAAACTTAAGCAATAATACAGGTGTTTCCATAGATGGATTATTGCTCACTTACGGTGAACATTTTTTTCAAATATTGGAGCGTGATTATTCAGTAATGTTAGAAAGTTACAACGACCCTATAGAAATGCTTTCTTCAATTGAAAACCATATTCATGTTGAGGTTCGTAAAATATATCCTGATGCTGAACTCCCAACTTTTAAGGTTATCGAAAAGACTAAGAGAAAACTTATTATGCTATACAAATCTAGTAGGGCAATGCATCATTTTGGACTAGGTTTAATGAACAAGACATTCGAGTATTTTGATTCATCTGCCGAGATTGTTTTGGAAAAACTTAAGGAAGATGGAACAGAAGTTAAGTTTTTAATCAACAAGAACTAA
- a CDS encoding PAS domain-containing sensor histidine kinase produces MDQEKIEILERALKRERAARRDAERILEEKSAELYSANQRLEKSYTELEALLDKTDSQLQGVFENIVDAYVIIDLMGNILKMNDAAVDLLGFDNTKENANLLEFPPYEEKERVSRSFKNLLKNGAITDFQVKIITKKGEEKLVHINASIILDQGIPVAAQGIVRDITEAKAAERLLRESDNRLKALMMNLKNGVLLKDENKRIILANEKFCELFGIDYNPEKIKGQYLTFRDDRFKNLFKNPQEFVDRLELIETAGEHVLSDEIHMVNGKILERDYIPIYQGDNYRGHLWTYRDITDLKNLEHQKEKLLSQLEYSNEELQEYAHIVSHDLKSPLRSINALVSWLKTDNEDKFDKVSLQNLALIETTIEKMDNLISDVLEYSSIGSDSKEYVQVDLNSLINDLIQFLYKPDHVSVEVLSQLPIVNGDKTKLQQLFQNLMSNAIKFIDKAEGFVKIDVEDIGSHYKFSIKDNGIGIDEKYHSKIFKVFQSVNKRKDSTGIGLSIVQKIVELHDGEIWLDSKLNEGTTFFFTLKK; encoded by the coding sequence ATGGACCAAGAGAAAATTGAAATACTTGAAAGGGCTCTAAAAAGAGAACGAGCTGCTCGACGAGATGCCGAACGGATACTCGAAGAAAAATCTGCCGAGCTTTACAGTGCCAATCAAAGGCTAGAAAAATCATATACAGAACTAGAAGCACTTTTAGATAAGACCGATTCCCAGCTTCAAGGGGTTTTTGAAAATATTGTCGATGCATACGTTATAATAGATTTAATGGGTAACATTCTTAAAATGAATGATGCAGCAGTAGATTTGTTAGGTTTTGATAATACTAAGGAAAATGCAAATTTATTAGAGTTTCCTCCTTATGAAGAAAAGGAAAGGGTGTCTCGATCATTTAAAAATCTCCTAAAGAATGGAGCGATTACAGATTTTCAAGTAAAAATAATAACAAAAAAAGGAGAAGAAAAACTTGTACATATAAATGCCAGTATTATACTAGATCAAGGTATTCCAGTTGCTGCTCAAGGTATTGTAAGGGACATAACCGAAGCTAAAGCCGCAGAACGCCTGTTAAGAGAATCTGATAACAGGTTAAAGGCATTAATGATGAACCTTAAAAACGGGGTTTTATTAAAAGATGAGAATAAGAGAATCATTCTTGCAAACGAAAAATTCTGTGAGCTTTTTGGAATTGATTACAATCCAGAAAAAATAAAGGGACAGTACCTTACGTTTCGTGACGATAGGTTTAAGAACCTATTTAAAAATCCCCAGGAGTTTGTTGATCGACTCGAATTGATTGAAACTGCAGGTGAGCATGTTCTAAGCGATGAGATTCACATGGTAAATGGAAAAATTTTAGAAAGAGATTATATTCCCATTTATCAAGGCGATAATTACCGAGGTCATCTTTGGACCTACAGAGATATTACAGATCTAAAAAATTTAGAACACCAAAAGGAAAAGTTACTTTCTCAATTAGAGTATAGTAACGAGGAGCTACAAGAATATGCTCATATAGTTTCTCATGATTTAAAGTCTCCTTTGCGCAGTATTAATGCATTAGTAAGTTGGTTGAAAACCGATAACGAAGATAAATTTGATAAAGTGAGTTTGCAGAATCTAGCTCTAATAGAAACTACCATAGAGAAAATGGATAACTTAATATCTGATGTTCTTGAATATTCCAGTATAGGTAGTGATAGTAAAGAGTATGTTCAAGTCGATTTAAATTCACTTATAAATGATCTCATTCAGTTTTTATATAAACCGGATCATGTAAGTGTTGAAGTGCTTAGTCAATTACCAATTGTAAATGGAGATAAAACCAAACTACAGCAATTATTCCAAAACTTAATGAGCAATGCCATAAAGTTTATAGATAAAGCTGAGGGTTTTGTTAAAATTGATGTTGAGGATATTGGTTCGCATTATAAGTTTTCCATAAAGGATAATGGTATAGGAATTGATGAAAAATACCATTCTAAAATTTTTAAGGTTTTTCAATCTGTCAACAAGCGAAAGGATTCAACAGGTATTGGTTTGTCTATTGTGCAAAAAATAGTTGAGTTACATGATGGAGAAATTTGGTTAGATAGCAAACTTAACGAAGGTACAACCTTCTTTTTCACACTAAAAAAGTAA
- a CDS encoding FIST signal transduction protein, whose translation MKIVQLRKLKGQDWQSVTPFIELKEPLVMVFGDRKEFEEPRIYKAIEKFFPKGHVVFASSSGNVTSNSIDEDCITITAVEFERSEFKVRTINLNDTELNSYKAGMELVNKLPKDKLKYIMVLSDGTFVNGSELTRGMNFVVDNHVLITGGLCSDDYRFQRTMVSYNENPKDGEIVGIGFYGDTLEVASSTESGWMPFGVERTVTKSVGNILYELDNKPALNIYQKYIGDLSKNISAASMNYPLGVQEDDQYYPRTILNINKDYNAMFFAGDIPANSKVQFMMTNPAELIGASIQTAKQAREKMINEPKLAMFFSGLGRKQFLDQRTIEEVLEVRDTIGKDVIISGFYSYGEIAPNNEENMCKLHNQSVALTLISE comes from the coding sequence ATGAAGATTGTACAATTAAGAAAGCTTAAAGGCCAGGATTGGCAAAGTGTAACACCTTTTATTGAACTAAAAGAACCCTTGGTAATGGTTTTTGGTGATAGGAAAGAATTTGAAGAGCCCAGAATATACAAAGCCATTGAAAAGTTTTTTCCAAAAGGACATGTTGTATTTGCATCTTCTTCGGGGAATGTAACCTCAAATTCAATAGATGAGGATTGTATTACCATAACTGCGGTTGAGTTCGAACGAAGTGAATTCAAGGTAAGAACCATAAATTTAAATGATACCGAACTTAATAGCTACAAAGCTGGAATGGAGTTGGTAAACAAATTGCCAAAGGACAAACTAAAGTATATCATGGTTTTATCTGATGGTACTTTTGTTAACGGTAGTGAATTGACCAGAGGAATGAATTTTGTGGTAGACAATCATGTTTTGATAACAGGTGGTCTTTGTTCTGATGATTATAGATTTCAAAGAACAATGGTTTCGTATAATGAAAATCCAAAAGATGGAGAAATTGTTGGGATTGGGTTTTACGGTGACACTCTAGAGGTGGCTTCATCTACAGAGTCAGGATGGATGCCTTTTGGTGTTGAGAGAACAGTAACCAAATCTGTGGGTAACATATTATACGAACTAGATAATAAACCTGCATTGAATATTTATCAAAAATATATTGGTGATTTATCTAAAAACATCTCAGCGGCATCAATGAATTATCCTCTTGGAGTTCAGGAAGATGATCAATATTATCCGAGAACTATATTAAATATTAATAAGGATTATAATGCTATGTTTTTTGCGGGAGATATCCCTGCTAACTCGAAAGTTCAGTTCATGATGACTAATCCGGCCGAGTTAATTGGAGCCAGTATACAAACGGCAAAACAAGCACGGGAGAAAATGATTAATGAGCCTAAACTAGCTATGTTTTTTAGTGGTTTGGGAAGAAAACAATTTTTAGACCAACGTACTATCGAGGAGGTTCTTGAGGTAAGAGATACGATTGGTAAAGACGTAATAATTAGTGGGTTTTATTCCTATGGAGAAATAGCCCCTAATAATGAAGAGAATATGTGCAAGTTGCATAATCAATCTGTAGCACTAACTTTAATAAGTGAATAA
- a CDS encoding ATP-binding protein, producing MNSLLKNQVKRFLSSKNVSNEDLMAFLDAVNNSYNKFDEQYLIQQRALLVSSDELNEANKVLRHESNIQSALIDKLNKVVESLNFGEMSKEAKASQKMAPENLDGLSLAEFIDKQTQEIVEMNKQREKLMGELERQNEELSNYAYLVSHDLKSPLRSIDALTAWLNEEAETNKKENTSENLKLIRDNVEKMDNLITGILDYSTVNKNESLTSVINLESYIKEIINSISIPEHIDIKVLNALPKINADKPRIKQLFENLIDNAIKYNDKEKGFIEIGVEEETMHWKFHIRDNGKGIEKDYFDKIFKPFQKLENNPNATGIGLSIAKKIINAYGGKIWLESKLGIGTTFYFTIKK from the coding sequence ATGAATTCATTATTGAAAAATCAGGTTAAGCGATTTCTAAGCAGTAAAAATGTATCTAACGAAGATTTAATGGCTTTTCTAGATGCGGTAAATAACTCCTATAATAAATTTGACGAACAGTATCTTATACAACAAAGAGCTTTACTGGTTAGTTCTGATGAGCTTAACGAAGCTAATAAGGTTTTAAGGCATGAGTCTAATATCCAAAGTGCACTTATTGATAAGTTAAACAAGGTAGTAGAATCCCTGAATTTTGGGGAGATGTCTAAAGAAGCTAAAGCGTCTCAAAAAATGGCTCCAGAGAATCTTGATGGTTTATCCTTGGCAGAGTTTATAGATAAGCAAACCCAGGAGATTGTTGAAATGAACAAGCAACGAGAAAAACTCATGGGTGAATTAGAACGTCAAAACGAAGAACTAAGTAATTACGCTTATCTGGTTTCCCACGATTTAAAATCTCCACTTAGAAGTATAGATGCTCTTACTGCATGGTTAAACGAAGAGGCAGAAACAAATAAAAAAGAGAATACCTCAGAGAATTTAAAACTTATTAGAGATAACGTTGAAAAAATGGATAATCTAATTACAGGTATTCTAGATTATTCTACTGTAAATAAAAACGAAAGTTTAACAAGTGTAATAAATTTAGAGAGTTATATTAAAGAAATAATCAATAGTATATCCATACCGGAACACATAGATATTAAGGTACTAAATGCGTTGCCTAAAATAAATGCAGATAAGCCAAGAATTAAGCAATTATTTGAAAATTTAATTGATAATGCAATTAAATATAATGATAAGGAAAAAGGCTTTATTGAGATTGGCGTTGAAGAAGAGACTATGCACTGGAAGTTTCATATACGTGATAATGGTAAGGGCATAGAGAAAGATTACTTCGATAAGATTTTTAAACCATTTCAAAAATTAGAAAATAATCCAAATGCAACAGGTATTGGTCTATCAATTGCAAAAAAGATAATTAACGCTTACGGTGGTAAGATATGGCTAGAGTCTAAGCTTGGTATTGGAACTACTTTTTATTTTACCATAAAAAAATAA
- a CDS encoding Hpt domain-containing protein — protein sequence MEKPNLSYVETMSRGDESFVKKIIGVIKDEFSGEVEEYNSNYNSENFKLAAENVHKLKHKISILGLEKSYAVANDHENSLKEGKGNLHEDFLSILQIIKDFLGTI from the coding sequence ATGGAAAAACCTAATTTGTCTTATGTAGAAACCATGTCCAGAGGAGATGAAAGTTTTGTAAAAAAAATAATTGGTGTTATTAAAGATGAGTTTTCTGGTGAAGTTGAAGAATATAATTCAAACTATAATTCTGAAAATTTTAAACTTGCAGCAGAAAATGTACACAAACTTAAACATAAAATTAGTATTTTAGGCCTTGAAAAGAGTTATGCAGTTGCCAATGATCACGAAAATAGCCTTAAGGAAGGTAAAGGTAACCTGCATGAAGACTTCTTGAGTATTTTACAAATTATTAAGGATTTTCTAGGTACAATTTAA
- a CDS encoding LytTR family DNA-binding domain-containing protein: MNCIIIDDEATARIIISELCSQIGGLNVVEEFPNAIQAIKYLNQNQVDLIFLDIHMPDFTGFDFIQTLKDPPKIILTTSDPQFAIDAFEYECIVDYLVKPIKLERFEKAIHKLSTIPETVHNEEAPSVSAKKDSSVDNHLYINIDRRLIKIEIPSIYLVEAKGDYINVKTEQENYRVHSSLKKIEEKLPTDLFLKVHRSYIINLKKIIDIEDNSVLIKKDVIPVSRSNRPELMKRLNLL; encoded by the coding sequence ATGAATTGCATTATTATAGATGATGAAGCTACAGCAAGAATTATTATTTCTGAATTATGTTCTCAAATTGGAGGGCTTAATGTTGTAGAAGAGTTTCCTAATGCAATCCAGGCTATTAAATACCTTAATCAGAATCAGGTAGACCTCATATTTCTAGATATTCACATGCCTGATTTTACGGGGTTTGATTTCATACAAACCCTCAAGGATCCTCCAAAGATTATATTAACCACTTCAGACCCGCAATTTGCTATAGATGCCTTTGAATACGAATGTATAGTAGATTATTTGGTAAAACCAATCAAGCTAGAGCGTTTTGAAAAAGCCATTCATAAACTAAGTACCATTCCTGAAACTGTTCATAATGAGGAAGCTCCAAGTGTTTCTGCCAAGAAAGATTCATCTGTAGATAATCATTTGTACATCAACATAGACAGGCGTTTAATTAAAATTGAAATACCCAGTATTTATTTAGTAGAAGCTAAGGGTGACTATATAAACGTCAAAACAGAACAAGAAAACTACAGGGTGCACTCTTCCTTGAAGAAAATTGAGGAAAAACTACCCACGGATCTTTTTTTAAAAGTACACAGGTCTTACATAATAAATCTCAAAAAGATTATAGATATTGAGGATAATAGTGTTTTAATAAAAAAAGATGTTATCCCAGTTAGTAGGTCTAATAGACCAGAACTAATGAAACGTTTAAACTTACTTTAG